The DNA window CTAGAGGAACTGCTGTTTTCGGCACATCttcattggcttcatttttaagCCCCGGGTGTTGCCAATTGGTGTGGACACAAATTTAGCATTGTACTCAGTTGTTGTAATGAGAATTGTTTTATTCTGATAAAATTCAGGCCAGGTGTGGATGCCGTGTCCAGTCTCGAGCTTTAGATGGAAATTGCGTGGTTATCCAGGGGCTGCCCCTTTTTGAAGGAGAAGTAGGTATTTGGATGGAGGGGGAAAACCTGATGTGATGTCACAGTTTTTACTTTCACTTCCACAGTGCAGGTGGAAGTAATCATCTGCTAAAGATGTAGCTGGATGCTAGTACGTGTTCAGGGAATAGTTTTATTGCAGAGTATTGGTAAATTATTCTAACCCATTGGGATGTGATGAtcgataataataaaaaaaaaaaaaagtatctttACTTATTGCCAAAGGTGTGTACTGAACACAGATGTTAGCTGTTGTCTTTCTAATGACTCTTAAAGCAGCAGCACGGCTGTATTTTTACATTGCAAGATGCGGCCCTGTTACATGTGATGACTCGCTGCGTTTGGCTTGATTGAATCATGCGTAGGCCTTTGCTGACTGCAGAAAAATAACCACACACACGTTTGCGCTTCTTCACCGATCACGTCACTTGGGTTTGGCTTTGCCTTGTTTATATGGGACTTCCTTAGATACGCTGAGATAGCGGTTTATAAAGTCCTCTCTTCTGTGGATTTGATGGGACAATACTTGCactgtttatttttgtattcattATTTTCCATCTTTGCTGTTTGTTAATGataaaatttaagaaaaaaagaagtgttaAGAGCAAAGTTGTGTACTGATTCCATCCAGGTGGTGGGGGAAGGGGCTTATCTAATCATCCATCACTGTAACAGTGCGTTTATCTTTCTTTTTAGCCCACAAATGCAAGTCTGTTTTAGTTTTCCACAATTGTTGTGAACTGTTGTCACTGTTGCTACTTTGGTGTTGACTGGGTGTAAGGCTGGGGGTTAAATGATAGTTTAGTCTCATGTCATTACTGCGAAGTTAAAAAgacatgcatcagcatctctgAGTAAGGATTACATGTTGGCACACAGCTGAGTACTCTGCTTCATGTCTCAgtgtttatttaacttttttttttttttttttttttaaagtaacgttGAGTTTCAAACTTTAGATGTAAACCCTATGTGGCTGGACGTTTTGGTGAACAGCTGTATTTAGTGGGGAAATAGGATTGACTTTAACATTTGGCtgtattttctctttcattggTCTACACAAACCTGATTTAAAACTGGGTGTTTGTTTGGCTTGTGATAGTGCTGTATGTCTTACTGATGTCTCTCTGGAcccgttgtgtgtgtgtgtgtgtgtgtgtgtttctgtggccaTTCACTGCAGCGCTGTAATTCACCCACCTGGAAAATAACTATTGATCAACGTCATAAAATGTCAAAGACTCTATTAAGTCTTCAGGCTCATTTGGGTGTTGCAGAAGAATGTTTTAGACATCACCGAGTAGGATTAGTCCAGGCAGGTGTTGCCTTTCAGTCTGTTTCCTACTCATAACCTGAGAGATGCAGAATTACTGTTCAAtggctttttttgtcttttcctccTTTATAAGCAGAGCGTCTCTAGTTACAGCTGGAAAACTGCTCCGACAATGCTGATTGAGATGCTGATGGTCAATTCGATTTGGAATCCCAGGCTTAAATAATGGAGCCTTGATTTTAAATATGATAATGTAAACTAACAAGAATGAGACCCAGCTGTGGGCTAGCGAACGGGAGTTGCGCAGCTTTGCTCTTCGGTTGTCTGATTGCGTGCATACTGTAGCAGGATGATCCAGACTGTTCGCTGACAGTCACACCTGTGCCTTCTTGTTTCACACAGAGCCAGCTGAGATGAGCGGTCCGGAGGTGGCTAAGACACCAGGAGGCGGAGCTCCAGAAAAGGAAGGGAAAGAGCCGGTTGCCAATGGCCATGCGGGAGAAAACAATGACGCCAACCCGTTTGCTGAATACATGTGgatggagaatgaggaggagTATAACAGACAGGTACATGTGACAAAAATGGATACTTTAACTCCTGAAGGTCCaactcactctttttttttttctttcttcttttcagtccatcctgttttgttgttgttgttgttgttgttgttgtgttttttttttttttttttttttttttttttttgtttttgtttttgtttttaaacctcACCATCCTGCAATCCCTCCACTCTTAATTTGAAAGTTTGATTCTGCCCTGAGCTGCTGGTGAAGTTGCTGTTGAGATAACATAATGCTTTATTCACCCTCAGGATGAGAGGCTCACCTGAGAACAGGTGGATTTATTGCTCATTTATTTGTCAACAGTACttgaaaaacaatgtttttggATGATATGCTAATAAAAAGAGTTATTAAAGATTAATTTAATGGTTAATTCTTGGCAGACTCGTACCCCTCTCCCCTGCCACTAATGAACTCTGATGCCTATGCTGCATCAGATACAAGGTTTCTTACCGAGAGTTGAGCATTTTTGTCAGCTTGTGACTTAAGCGTGAATTTGTAACGTCTGAACGTTTCCACGCCTTCACTTATTGTTCCACTTTACTGCTTAtcttattatttatcatttccttTCCTGTGTCATTGTCTTGCAGGTAGAGGAGGAGCTGTTGGAGCAGGAATTCTTGGAGCGCTGCTTCCAGGAGATGTTGGAGGAGGAGGACCAGGATTGGTTCATCCCTTCGCGCGACCTCAACAACCAGGGGGTggggcagctgcagcagcagctcaacGGCCTGTCGGTCAGCGatcaccacaacaacctggAGGAAGTGGCGGTGAGTCAGATGCGTCTGATTGCGCTGCGCTCACTTTGTCGGTTCTTGATAAAATGAgtaattttattctgtttccttCTCTCTGCAGAGGAAGAGCATCTTGAATCCTGAAGCAAAGGAGTTTGTCCCGGGGAAGAAATACTAGGAGTCCCCCTCACCCCCATGGAGCCtcagcacgcacgcacacacatgcatacacaaacacactcagacacatgcACCAGTCCTCTCATATTCTCAGAGACTCTGGCGGCCACGGCCGCACACACGCTGATCCTCACACGCAagcatgcacacgcacacacttgaAGTCAGTGGCGTGCTGCCAGGCCCgattggggggtggggggttttctttttttttttttttcttcaatctttttatttcctgtttgtttcttgtAAACTGAGGGACATTGGGGATGGGTGGGAGAGGGGGTGTAGTACCAGCTCTGCCCTTCTGTGGGCGCTAGCTCATCATTGCATTTCACACCACGCTGTTGATGTTTACAGAGCATGCAGATCTCAGCAAGTCCCTTGAAAAATAGGCAGCTACTTGGGAGTGATGCCAAGACAAAGTCTAAATTCCAAaagtttagtcttttttttgtttcagtgttaaTTTGTGTCTAATTGggtgaacaaaacaaacaaaaaacacatttccagCAGGTTGAAGGTTACTATGTTGCTGAGGTCAGAAGGATGAACATTTCAGGGGACTGCAGCGGGCTTCTGCCGTTGCTCTGTAAAGCCATCACAGTAACCCGTTAGCGTTTGCTCCTACGATGTCCTGTGACATCACGGCTCATGTTTATCTAAACGATGGATGGTTATTTGTATCTGCAGCGGCTCTGTTCCATACCACGTGCAAACCCCTCAGCCCTCTCTCCCTGCCGGTTGAATCGATCCGAACGCTCATGGATGGGTGGCATCATGGAGAAGAACTTGTTTTCCCAATTTGTGTTGACATCCATGCTTATTTTTCATCAAGTATCCCAATCATGAGTTAAATAAAGGAGTTGAATAAAATTGTCAAacatcaaactttttttttttttttttaaatcttttaaaaactcagtcatctttttgtgtgtgtgcacagcttTAGTTCACGGCTCAGTTTTTGTAAGGTGTTCATCCTTCTTACGGGGGCGGGGGGTACTTGGTCTGGAACGCAGCCACTGCCTCTTTCTGTCAGCTTGGTTTGTTTAGGATCAGATAAAGTGTCCATATCCAAATCGGGTTTTTCAAATAGCATCTCATCCTTCCCCTTATTTTTCcttcacattttttgtttttgaggatGAGGCTCTCTACTGGGTATAGTAGCCTGTGGTGTCCATTTAGTCCTGTTGGTAGGAGGAAGCAAGTAGGGAGAGGTGATTGTATCGCCATGGGGATGGCAGTATGGAGGATGTGGCGGTCAGTATTTAATCCTTGCCGGTCTTGTCCTACCCTAGGAAtctgactttttgttttgagGAAGTTCTACTTTAAATCTTTGCGGTCTAGAGTTCAAAGTGTCTCTCCCTGATGCGAGTATAATATCCATTAAATCGTGAGCCAGTAGGAAAAAGTTACATGTGACAATACTCTTCAGGAAATCCAGATTCCTATCACCAGTAATCCtgaattgtttctttttttcttttctttctctgaatcTCAGCCATTTTGGCTTGAACGTGGACGTAGTATTGTCCCAGGAAAAGTAAGATCTCGTGTATTTTTGTGGTAAGCAGAGATTATTTACATTGTGTTTCAAAGTATCTGACAGGTAGTGCTTCTGTCCACTCATGCTGCTTTCCGAGGTTTCTGTGAGAGACGGTGAAGCGTGGGTTTAAAGGGGAACTTCCTCAGTGTTGGACCACAGATGTCAAATGACACCCTGGTGACGCCGTTAGGAATGTCCGCCAGGTGGATTGTACAACATGAAATCATTTTTGgtgattttcattttcttttcttttttttttgagttgtGTGATAGAagccgttaaaaaaaaaaaaaaagaaaataaataaaagtgtatGAATTTCAAGATAaacaaaaatgatgaaaaaagttgaataaagcagctaaagacaaatgttttgtttgcttttctttttctttcccccttttCTCTTAATCTGTACACACACGTGACTTTTCCTGTGATAATTCTGAACAGTCCAAGAAAATCATATCGAAAATGTTTCACAGCTGAGTTCATTGTAAAGGTTCTTATTTCAAAGGTTCAGGACGATATTCACTttctttgtctgtgaaggttctcagtcatccaggtcatcgtagtcaaaggagcttgcaaagaaaagcgtctggacttctttgagttgcttgaagacgtttcacctctcatccgagaagcttcttcagttctaaggtcaaatggtggagagtcccagatataaacctagtgggagtgaccccccacagagggacaaaaggaccccctgatgatcctctaatcgcctgagccaaacTTTCTTTCAAGTCTGAGAGCGTGGAAGTTGGATCATAACACGGATCGATAAGTGAGGTCAACGTACGTGGCCAAGTTAATGGGAATGTGCCGATGAACTAAACACTCGAGAAGTCGGAGCTACAGGGAATACTGAATAAAATCAAGATTATTAAAGTTAGAATAACATTTCAGTGGGAATTCACAGATAGTTATCGCTTCAAATGTCCGCTTTGCTCTTACTGTGAACTTCCTCGGGACTGCTCCGTGTGAGCTATCGTCCAAGATATTTATGAGTATTCGTATTCATTCCCTCTGGAGCTTTGGATCATATCACGGGATCTTTTTCAGCGTGTGGTTTTCATTATATTTCTGTTTATAAGTCCAGCTGTAGATGGATACCGCTGAAAATGAGCAGCTCCCAAATGTGCAGCGGTTGCTTGGTCAGCCACTATTAGCTTTTAATTGCTTAAAAATGATCATCTATCTAGACTGACTGTTTGCTAACAAATGGCCAGTTTTTGGTTACATAAGCGCATCTACTAAAGCTGCGACTGCTTAAACAGCGCGACGCTCAACTCCAGAATATGTTTCACTGTCACTTACTCTCAGTCGTTTAagcttgtcttttattttttgcacaaaGTACCTTGTCTAAgaatatatttgttttgttttcgcaTTCGAGGAGGCGGCGCACCATCAGTCTGTTTAGCATCAGCTTGATAAacggtcatctgattgttgcgTAAAGCTGTGCATGCCATTTGGCCTCACTGGAGAACCTGATCTGCTGCCCTTAAAGCAGACTGTCTGAGATCACCCGGAGATAACCTTTCACTTATAAACATGAGGACGTGGAGAATGCTTGATGCTGACCTTTGGTGGGCAAAACCATCTCAAATCACTCTGAGCCCTGCAGGCGTTAGGTAGGTTTGCAACTAAAGAGCAGCACAGAACAGTGATATccaagtaaataaaaaatatatagatgCATAGGATGGTGCTACATTTCATCTTTGAATAAAGGGTTAATTCAACTGAAGTTCACAGTGTGGATCTGAAAGCAGACTGGAGGAGTGACATCAGGATTACGTCTGCAGAAAAAGAGATGAAGGATTGGTTTTTGGTGACTATCCTGAAAATGAGCTCATGACTGTGTCGGTGCTCATTTCCAAAGCGAAACAGGAACAAAAGGAAGACGATCGAAATGTTAACAGACTAGAGGAGCCTGAAATCCAGGAATGTGAACGGCAAAGACTGCAAATCCCTCGATTTGTGTGCTGATATGAAGGAGCAGAGATATATGACCCCTGAAGTCACCACACCCTCTACATACAGCACCCAGGTGGAACCAAGGTCATTGCACAGGGACACTACTGTGTGCAGCACTATGAGGATGGATCATAAGAATGAAAAAGAGCTTAATTGGACTGTGCAGCTAGTTTTGCACTTCACCTAACCTAACCTAACAAATCCTCCTCTCCAGACCACTTGAAGCCCCTCTGCTTTAATAAAGTGCGACCAGTGAAAGGAGCTATTTTCTTCACAACTGTCCATTTTTACACGCTCACACAGCAGAGATGGGAATCACTAGACACCCCACAATATTGCTACGATAATTTACTCATGAAATGATATTACTGTGATGCTGAGCAGCCTTCCAGCTCTACAGGTGGGCCACAGGTTTTCAGGTTTCTTTCAGTTGGGAATGGTTGCCTTAGGAACCCCAGGAGCTCCAATCAGAATCATTAAATCTTATTCATCTCAGCAGAGACACTGAAGTTAGCATGGGGAATGATGGTTCGAATTTTTGTGGCATttgttaacatttatttaacttaaaaaaaaccccaaaaactaAGTAAATCATCCACCACAGCTGTGTGGACACGTAAGCCtctgcccagcacgaggatgcCAGCAAGTTCACAGCTCACCGTCTTCCTGCCAGCAGATGGTTTACTGCTACGTTGTGACTCAGCTTTTGTGACCTCGGCGAGATAACCGAGACTCACGCACAAAAGCCATGACCGCTATCTCCCTTTTCTGCGGAGGTGTTTGGACAAAGCAGCTCTACAACATTTCATACTAACATGCTGCACTTTAAGTCTaaatcaaaatacaaaaaatacatttttttctgaatgATCTGTATTGAGTCAAGATTCAGACTGTAGACCAGTGACAAGGTGAGCGATCAGAGAAGGCATCCTGCTGAGTCTAGGTGGAAATACACAAGATAAAGGGACAGACATGAGAACATAAACAGAATAAGCACAGGGCAAAAGCCTGCAAGTGTCAGGCTACTCACACAGAGCTTCCTTTGGCCACTCTGTATCTTAGGGCCATAGTTGAACTGGTACTCTTGTTTGCGGCAGCTTCCTCCTAGTCTCTGTGCAGTAAGTTGCTGGCTGTACGTGGGCCTGAGGCAGGGCGCTGCTCTGACAGATGGTTTTCAGCTCAAAGCACTCAGGTCCCCttgcacagctgggagtaagaagaaaggggagaaagtgTCTGAAAATAGCACAGAGAGCGTGAGAGGACACGATGAAAAGGTGGAATTTGTGTCTGTGCCTCACCGGCTGCCCTGACCTAAAGAGTTCTGGAGGGAGGAGGCGCTCAAACCCCACAAGAAGGCACTCTTATCCCAGTGCTGGTCATCTAAATGGGAAGTTTCAAAGCACATTCATTCAAATACAGCTTCCTCTGCAATTTAGAGACTATATTTCACACCATGACTCAACAACAGTAACAACAATGTACTTCGATTTTGTCTTATTGTCTGCATATATATCGTTTACCAGTCTAACTATAATAGCATATATGTAAATCTCTGGTTTTAGACTGGTTTAAAATACTATTTTAAACAGGTTTTTTTTACCCTTGGGTGTGCATGGTGTCATATAGCCCTGATTTGGTCGTCTCAGCCAAATGACCTGTttgggaggggcagccaattaGAAGAAAGCTGGCTAAAAGCGAGGGTGAAGGGAGATAAACCTTCCTGTTTCACACAGTAGATGAACTGAGAGGTTACATCAAGTCCATCGTAGCATAAAGAATGATCATTAGTAGTGGTGATGGAAAATAACCTAGTaggctaattttttttttttaattgaattttgCTTGTACACTTAAGCCCACAAACTAAGTGGGTTATACTCACAAGCTTTCCTAAAAGCATCTAGCCCATGGCCCATATTAAATGACTTAAATATAAGGCACGGGAGCCTGAATCGGGCCGGCAAATACTCCAGTTCGGCCCACtggatggctttggaaaatgtagAGGAGAACATaagttttggacttttaactgtattttcatgcattttCGAGCTTTTGCTACAGATACAGTAATAGATTTCtgtaattttgcacatttaataGTTACAATTTGAGCCTAAAAAGTCGTGGTTACAAATTTCTCTCATTTGCTACACAAGAAATTCTTTATCACTTCAAAAAACGGGGGCATGAagttgaaattgcacttctttACTTATATCGAAACCTCAgagattaaatgtgtagttaagcTTCTGTACACTGACACAAAGCGCAGTTTGACTGGCCTGGCACACATAAGATCAAGGTGAGTTTCACATCCCTGATTTATGGTCATAAAAATCTGTTCTACCTTTGTTTGTGTCAACAGCAGAGCAGCCTTGAGGAGGGCTGAGCAGGTGCTGCAGTCCACTTTCTCTCAGTAGATTTCTTAGAAAATCATTACAGCTGGACGGACCATCGGTGGAAGACAGCACAACCACACCTGAATGTGCACAAACAGCGAAAAGTGGGTTTCACTACATTCAGCCACGGATTCGGCTGCAGTTTGAAAACTCTACGAAACACGAACACGAGTGCTATTTTAGAAACCAGAACAACAAAGGCTTTGGTTTGACGGGTTTGTTACCTGGAGCTcaagcacacaaacaccacacgaatcaaatcaaacaacaacaaaaaagaagcaaTCTAACCTCCCTTGTAGACAATCTCAGTCTTGGTATCGTTtgcctcctgctgctgcaacaTGTTTGCTGCCAACAGAAGAAAGCTGAGTGTCTCTACACCTGCCGGCTACATGTTGAGTATGCATGCCTGCttcagagagaaacacacaaacagtccTTACCTTTTCCACCACATCCATCACAAACACCGCACTGCTGACTTTCATCCTCTTGACCAAGGAAGAGCTCTGTCCCCCTGGCAACTCCTGCATCCAGTGTACCGCCAGGGCGGAGCCAACGCCCTGATTTGCCACGGAAACGGAAGGTGTGAGGATGCCAAATGAAGACATGAAGgcagaagaaggaggaggctgAGGGACAAAGCACAGCATGTGAGGGCCTGTGGTGGTGCTACTGCTAATGGAAGGAGTTTTAAAACCAACAGCCGGCCCAGGTGGCTTCAAGGTTATTctttcaaaacaacaaacaaaataaaatggacCTGTCGTGTCTTCATACGTGCACAAATTCATCCAACCTGTAATAAAGGAGCTCGCTCACCTCATCTCTGGAGTTCAGATGTGGGTAGCGCTCCCTGACGGGTCCATAGTCCTTCTTGTAAGTGGTGAGAAATCTCCCTGCACTGTTGAAACCATGAGTCTggtcaggggaaaaaaaacaaaacaaaacacaaacgggcattttggggggtttaaatAGGAGTTTAGCTTGTTGTGATAGTCAGTCTGAGTGTATAATGTGAACAAACCTGACATCCTGACAGAAACAAGAGCTTGTTCAGCCACAGTATGCACGCTTCATATTTACTTACATCACCATGATGTCCTGAACTTGATGTAGTATTTTTATAGTATTGCACTGATAACCACTGATGCACTAATGTAGGTAGATGCTGATTTTTATCGTTTGTTTTAAATCATAACTCTGGATGCAACACTCCAAATTCGCCAAAAGATAAAGATAATAATTGTAGTTGTGCTTATATATCTCATAGACCTTATgccagcttgttttgttttcacagcTTGTTTGtgctgccccctggtggccaaATAACAGGACTGCAAGTGAGGATTTCAATACGCGTTTCTCAATGttatgaattaaaaaacaaggaCAAAGCCTTGGTGGGGTCTTGCCacattatttaaaagaaaaataacaatttgTTTGTCTGTTGTTTCCCACTGTTAGGTTAGACAATTAAGATCGGATCTTATTTCAAATTGAAATAAAAGTTTTAGTTTAATTCTCCTTTTCTGTTGGACTTTTTAAACCTGTGAATTTCAGTTGAACAACAACATGTTGCTGCTGCACTCCAACTCCCCATCAAGCTACATATTTACCTTCCGGTGCTCCAATGTAAGCATGCTTGATGGTTTTTTTGGTTCCTCCTCGAGTAATCTTAGTGCTTCATCGCTGTATTAAAGCCAAACTGAAGACTAGAGACTATCCAGCGTGTCTCTGAgtgaaagccaaatgtttttaattgaaTTTGTTTATTCCACTGAATTCTACTGTGGAATTACAGCCAATTGGTACAAACAGCTCCCTGCTTCAGGGGCTCAAATGTGAATGTATGTGACTGtaagaaatgatttttttttaatacttattgtcatgttttaggtacttttttttttttttttacttttcttctgCTATTGCTACATATTTGTCCTCAGGAGTTGAAATGCAGTTGGAGCTGGTTAAGGTGATCAAATCTACGGCTCCCTAAAAAGTGGAATGCTCCacctttatattaaaaaatcttcTAGGTTGCTGTTTTGCATCTGCACTGtcacaaaaaatgtttgttatttGTTGGCCTGTTCCACTTTCATTGTGGTAGTTTCAGTTTTGGGTTTATAGTAACAGTTTCAAATTACACACTGGCATCGAAGTGCAGAGTGCAGAGGCCTCTCTGCGGAGCTTGCATGGTCTCCCAGTGTCCGCATGGGTTCTCTTGGGTAGTCAGATTCTCTTCCAAAGACACCGTTGGGCTGTTGGTTGATGCTAGATTGGCTATAGGTGAGAATGTGAGTGTGGCTGTTTGCCTCTAAGTGTGACCCACCTCAGTGTTCTAAATGTGACACTAAACTAGATGAAATTTAGGTAAACACGATGAAGGAAAGCCCACATCAATCAGTCTAAAATGATCCACAACAATGCAAAGATCTTCTATAAATTCAACCTCATTTTTATTATAAATCACAAATGCAAACGAGCATTAAAAAGTCTTTGCACAGTACGATAAAATTAACATGAGCATACTGAGATCTGACTCTTTAGTGTCAAAATCAAGTGCAAAACAATCacgttaaaaattaaaaaactggCCGGCAAGTCTTCCTGCAACTCATTCTCATGCGCTGCTGCTGAAGGTGTGTTGATAGAAGACTTTGGCATTGGCGGCATAATCCATGGCTATGGTAGCACCTGAATGCTGCGCTCCGAGGCCGGCGCCACCGAGCGCCGAGGACCGCTGCAAAATCAGAAGGCTGTAGCTGCAGAAATGACCCTTGTGCTTGTCAGATGATGCCAGTTTATCCAAGACTTCAGTGAAACCTGGGGAGAGACGGAGAATCTCAGACTTCTTCAGGATAGAAGCTACTCAGGCAGAGGAAGTGGATATGTTGAAGGGTTTCATGATGAGGGTCCATGGAGACACTGACCTGGCTTCAGGAGCTCCCAGCTCTTCCACACCGAGCCCACACACAGGATTGGCAGGCCGAGGTCGCCGCTCAATAGTGGCTGTcaggaaaataaaagaagacGCGACTCAGAGAAACGTGATCACAAACAGGTGACAGCACGTGACTGTGTGGGTATGTTACCTCCTGCGCTGCAGGTAAGACTGCTTCTACATGTTTTGCCAGGACTCGTCCAGCTTCAGCAAACACATGCCGACAGAGAGCGTCCCCTGCCTCGGCacctttaacacacacacacacacacaaagtc is part of the Maylandia zebra isolate NMK-2024a linkage group LG3, Mzebra_GT3a, whole genome shotgun sequence genome and encodes:
- the paip2b gene encoding polyadenylate-binding protein-interacting protein 2B isoform X2 yields the protein MSGPEVAKTPGGGAPEKEGKEPVANGHAGENNDANPFAEYMWMENEEEYNRQVEEELLEQEFLERCFQEMLEEEDQDWFIPSRDLNNQGVGQLQQQLNGLSVSDHHNNLEEVARKSILNPEAKEFVPGKKY
- the LOC101476152 gene encoding uncharacterized protein LOC101476152 isoform X1 is translated as MLTLEHRKTHGFNSAGRFLTTYKKDYGPVRERYPHLNSRDEPPPSSAFMSSFGILTPSVSVANQGVGSALAVHWMQELPGGQSSSLVKRMKVSSAVFVMDVVEKQTCCSSRRQTIPRLRLSTREVWLCCLPPMVRPAVMIF
- the paip2b gene encoding polyadenylate-binding protein-interacting protein 2B isoform X1, with product MPEPAEMSGPEVAKTPGGGAPEKEGKEPVANGHAGENNDANPFAEYMWMENEEEYNRQVEEELLEQEFLERCFQEMLEEEDQDWFIPSRDLNNQGVGQLQQQLNGLSVSDHHNNLEEVARKSILNPEAKEFVPGKKY
- the LOC101476152 gene encoding uncharacterized protein LOC101476152 isoform X2 yields the protein MLTLEHRKTHGFNSAGRFLTTYKKDYGPVRERYPHLNSRDEPPPSSAFMSSFGILTPSVSVANQGVGSALAVHWMQELPGGQSSSLVKRMKVSSAVFVMDVVEKVWLCCLPPMVRPAVMIF